AGATTAAATCTGTTTGAAATAAATCTAAGCCATTGAAGATAAAGTCACCTAAACCACCAGCACCAATATAAGACGCAAGAGTTGACCAAGAAATAACATAAACAGCCGATAAGCGAATTCCAGTCATAATTACAGACATTGCTAGCGGCAATTGCACTTTAAAAGTTAATTGCGTAGTTGTCATACCTAACCCCTTAGCCGAATCAATCACATTAGGGTCAACTCCCTGCATGCCAATATAAGTATTGCGTAAAATCGGCATTAAACTATAAATAAAAAGTGCAATAATAGCTGGAACAGCACCCACACCAAAAAGTGGAATCATTAAGGCCAATAAGGCTAACGCGGGGATAGTTTGTAACATGCTAGTGATCCCCATTACTATTTGTGCAACTCGAGGAAAATGAGCCAAAATTACTCCAGCGGGAACTGCCACGATAATTCCTAAGCCCAATGAAATTGCAGCAATGTAAATTTGTTGCCACGTTTTAAGAATTAATTCGGAACCATGCTCTGCTAAAAAATTACTCATGACTCTCATCACCCTCCTGTTCAGTAGTATCATGTCCCCAAATAGTGTCATAGACTAAGTTAACTAATGCAGAACGAGTTACAATCCCTACTAACTTTTGGTGGTGATCGACTACTGGAACATAGGTCATATTGCCTTGCAGAATTTTGCTGGCGTAATCACGCAAGTAAGAATCAGGATGTAATGTCGCGATATTGGTATCTAAAATATCACTGACACTATTAACATGCCGATAGCGTTTATCTAATTTACCAACGCTAATATAACCTTTGAGATGTTGTGCATCATCGGTTACTAATAAGGTATCGACATGACGTTTTTTCATAAGGGTTAAAGCTTCAGTTAAAGTTGCTCCTATGTTAATTTTAACTGGATTAGTAAGCATAATTTCACCAACTTTAACTGTGTCGTGGCGCGCTTCTTCTAAGCGATCTTCACCTAACAAATCTTCTACAAATTTATTAGCAGGGTGATGCAAAATATCATCAGGTGTGCCGACTTGAATAATTTTACCTTCATGCATAATTACGATTTGAGTAGCTAATTTTAAGGCTTCATCCATATCATGAGTTACGAAGATAATAGTTTTACCTAGTTTGCTTTGTAATTTTTTCACAAATTCTTGCAAAGTTTCACGAGTAATTGGATCCAAAGCCCCAAAGGGTTCATCCATTAAAATTAAATCTTGATCTGCAGCCAAGGCACGAATAACTCCGACACGTTGCTGCTGTCCACCAGAAAGTTCTGCGGGATAACGATTTAAAAATTCTTCTGGAAATTCAGCTAATTCAATTAATTCTTGTACTTTATGCTCGATTTTTGCGGCAGGCCATTTTAGCAATTTGGGGACAATAGTAATATTGTCTTTGATTGTCATATGAGGCATAAGACCATTATTTTGAATAACGTAACCGATATGCCGCCGTAAATTGACTGGATTTAATTGCTTAACATTTTGTCCATTAAGGTACACACTGCCTTTAGTAATGGGATTCATTCGATTAATCATCCGCATTAAAGTTGTCTTGCCAGAACCAGAAGTTCCTATTAAACAGCAAAATGCTCCTTGGGGAATAGTTAAATTAATATCACTTACAGCAGGAATTTTGGTTTTGTTATAAATTTTAGTCACATTTTTAAATTCAACATAAGTTGTATTTTTCGCCATAGAGGTCCTTCTTTCTTGAAAACGTTTTCTTAAAGATTTAAACTCAATTTGAGTTTAAATCGAGTTTTGAAAATAATACTTTCACTGGCTAGGGTCGATGACTCCGCCGCCAAAAATGGATAATAAAGGTAATGACAAAAGCAATTACCAAAACCAAAGTAAAGATACTATTAGGTATTTCAATATTGATAGCAGGGATTGTTAAGAAAAGCTTAATAGCAATAAAGAAAATCAATGCATATGCCATAGGTTCTAATTCTGGAATTTTATTCATTAAGCCCATGATTGCTTCAGCAACGCCTCTCATTGCAATAATACCAACAATACTACCAATCAAAATAATCACCGGATTATTAGAAATGGCAATCAGTGTTAAAACCGAATCTAAGGAGAACATAATGTCAGTAAATTCGATAGAAACTACAACTTGCCAAACAGGAGACAAGCCCTTAATCCGAAACATTTTGAAGTGCTTTTTTTTATGGGTTAATTTTTCGTAGAAAAAATGCAGCGCCATATAGATTAGATAAAGCGCTCCTAAAATCTTAATCCACCATAATTCAATTAAATAAGTTCCAATTCCAATCACTAAAAATCGGAAAATGAAAGCTCCCCAAATACCATAAAAAAGTGCTTCTTCTTGTTCTTTCTTCTGCGTTAAAGTGTGGGCCTGTGCTGCTAAAACAATTGAATTATCTACTGACAGCAGACATTCCATAATTACTAAAGATAATATTAACAACCAGTCATTGGGGGAAGTAATTACCGTTTGCCAATTATGAAGATCAAAAAAAGGTTTATAAAGATTAATTATAAAATTCACATAGTTCTCCTTTGATTCTAACTTTATTATAACAAATAATTAACAAGTGCGCTCAAATAGCCAAATTTAGGCTCCAATTCAATTATAACTAGAATTTAGTAATTGCCAATGCTTAAAATCGCTTGCAGTTTCAGTCAATTAATTGTATGTTAAGAGTATTAAAAATTGAATAGTCATCGCAAAGGGGAGCTATATGCTGAGAGTGATTAAGTTCAGACCCTTGGAACCTGTTTGTTAATACAAGCGTAGGAATTGTGATGGGTGGAAGACACTCTTTTTGCGGGACATTCAGACAAGGAGAGTGTTTTTATATGGGTAAAAATAAATTAGCAGTAACGGTAGAAGGTGCAATAATTGTTGCTTTAGCAATGGCTTTAACTTATATTCCTCATAGTTTAGGAATATCTTCTATTGAATTCCAATATGGAATTATTCCGTTAATTATTTATGCTTGGCGGCGTGGATTTAGTGCCGGAGTAACGGCCGGTGTAGTTTGGGGATTGCTAGATCTAATTTTAAGAGGGATGAGCAAAGGCTCAGTAATTAATCCTTGGCAAGGCATTTTAGAATACCCTGTTGCATTTGGTGTTTTAGGTTTAGCAGGTTTATGGGCACAACAAATCCAACATCATTTAAAAAATAATCAACAAGTTTATTGGCCAATGTTGCTTAGCGGAATGGTTGCTGTTTGCGCTAAATATTTGCTTCATTTTTTTGCTGGTGGAATTGTGTGGGCTGCATATGCTCCTAAAACTTTAAATCCCTGGGTTTATTCACTGATTATTAATGGAGGCAGCGCTCTAGCTAATATAATTATGGTGGCAATAGTTTTAGTTTTATTGAGACAAGTAATGGGAAAATTAGTTATTACCCGCTGATTTAAAGATTTTTTAATAAGCAAGCTATTTTATTATAAATAAAATTAAGGTATACTAATATCTGAAAGCGGTTTTAAATAAAAGGAGGAACTTGTCTGTGTATTATGTTGTAATGAATTCCAATGATATTCGTGACAATTTAGCGACAGAGCAATATCTCATGAACTATAAAAATTTTGATGAACCTTTAGTGTTGTTTTATATTGAGGGGCCTTGCATTATTGTTGGGCGTAATCAAAATACTATTGAAGAATTAAATAATGAATATGTTCGGGAGCATAATATAGTTGTTACACGGAGATTATCCGGTGGCGGCGCTGTTTACCAAGATTTAGGCAATTTGTGTTTTAGCTTTGTGGTAGATGCCGCTGATGAGAAATTTGGTGATTTCAAAAAAATTGTTCAACCAATTGTTGATGCACTACACAAGTTAGGCGCAACAGGAGCAGAAGTTTCTGGTCGTAATGATATTTTAGTTGATGGCAAAAAATTCTCGGGCAATGCGATGTATACCAAAAATGGCAAAACCTTCTCTCATGGAACTTTATCCTATGATGTTGATTTAGATGTTTTGACTAAAGCTTTACATGTTAATAAAGATAAGATTCAATCTAAAGGTATTAAATCTATCCGTAGTCGGGTAACTAATGTACGTCCATATTTAGCAGAAAAATATCAAAGCTTAACAACAGAACAATTTCGCGATGTATTATTGTTGAGCTTGTTTAATGCTGAGAATATTGATGAAATTAAAGAACATGAATATCAGGTAACTGCTGAGGATCAAAAGGAAATCGATAAAATTAAAGAACAATATTATTACAACTGGGAATGGGTTTATGGTCACTCTCCAGAGTTTACTGTTAAAAAACGGAAACATTTTGATATGGGAACAATTGATGCACGTTTCCAAGTGCAACATGGCAAGATTAGTGCTGCACGTTTTTATGGAGATTTCTTTGGTCCGCAGGATGTCAGTGAATTAGAGCAAAAATTAATTGGAATTAATTATGATTATGATAGTTTGAAACAAGTTTTTGCAGATAATGACTTGAATAATTACTTTACAGGAATTGAACCAGCTGATATTTTACAATTAGTGGAACCTTAATGATTAATATTTAATATTAAGTCTAAACAGAATTATTTCTTAATAGTTTTGTTTAGGCTTTTTTGATAAAAAAATTTTGATAACAAAAAATAGCAATGAGTTTGTTTTATTGTTAACTATCTTGTGCTTTTAGTTGAATATTGTATACTATTATTATCATTTTTATGAGGGGGTGAAACTTATGTCATGGATTAATATTGTGCAAGGTGCTTTAGCAATGGGTACAGGTATTTTACAAGATATCAGCGGCTTTTTTAACATTTTTAAATAATTATATTTAGTAATGTAAATTAAAGTTTTTGAAATCAAATAACGGCCCCAGTTAGCAATATAGCTAATTGAGGCCGTTATTTTAATTTAATATGTTAAATAAACCACAAGTTTTACTTGTGGGGGTTAGAAGAGCTTTAGCGAGAAAAACTTCCTTTCGGTATAATAGTTTCGGCTACCAACCAAAACTATCCGAAAGGAAGTTTTTGCATTGTCTAAAGACAATAATAGCTTAGCACATACACGCTGGAATTGTAAATATCACATCGTATTTACACCTAAATACCGAAGGAAAGTAATTTATGGGAAATTGAGACAAGATATCGGTCACATTTTGCGACGCTTATGCGAACTTAAAGAAGTAGAAATCATTGAAGCTCATGCAATGCCAGACCATATTCATATGCTGGTTAAGATTCCTCCAAAAATCAGTGTTGCCAGTTTTATGGGATATCTAAAAGGCAGAAGTGCTGTCATTATCCATGAGCGGCATGCGAATCTGAAATATAAATATGGCAATCGCAGTTTTTGGGCTAGAGGATATTATGCCAGTACCGTCGGGTTAAATCAAAAAACGATTGAAAAATATATTCGAGAACAGGAAGCAGAAGATCGCTTACAAGATACGATTAGTAAAAGAGAATATCTAGATCCCTTTAAGAAACATTAAATCTAAAAACAATTAGAATAGTCGCGGTTGGTAGGCTTTTGTTGGGCCCCTTCAAGGGGCTATTTGTGTGGGGCGAGCCCTTCTAGGGCTGATAAAAAGCCACCAGCTATGCTGGTGGATGATTACTTATTCTTCTACTAAGTTCTTAGTAGTACCTGTAGTTAAAACATCATTGAAATTATCATAACTAATAGTAATCATGTCACGTAAAGCTTCTTTGGTGTAAGAGCCAATGTGAGGTGTAATGATTGCTCGAGGATAAAGATCAATCAAAGCTTGCAAATTAGGATCATTGATTTGGTTAATTTTTTTGCCTAAATAATCCTTTTCATTATCAATAACATCAGTGGCAAATCCACCTAGTTTTTGATTTTGTAAAGCTTGTATTACGGCCTTAACATCTACGATTTCAGCACGAGCGGTATTAATAAGAACAGCTGTTGGTTTCATCAAAGAAATTAATTCTGCATTGACAAATCGATCATTTTTACCTGGGAAATAAGGAACATGCAAAGAAACAATATCAGCTTGTTGAAAAAGTTCTTCTTGGTCTACAAATTCAACAACTTCTTTAGCGGCATCTGATTGGAAAACATCATAACCTAGCACCTGAGCTCCTAAAGCTTGATAGTTCTGGGCTTCAGTTACACCAATACGGCCTGTACCAATAATACCAACTGTTAAATCATGAATTTCTTGACTAAACTCTTCAGTTTTAACTTGAAAATCTTTTTGCTGACTATTATAAGTAGCTAAACTAATATGGCGTTGTAAGGTTAGTCCCAGACTAAAAGCCAAATCTGCTACAGCATGGGGAGAATATGACGGTACTCGAGCTACTACTTGATTGTTGGCATGAGCTGCAGTTAAATCAATATGATTATAGCCAACAGTTCGGGTAAAGACATATTTAATACCCCAATCTTTTAATTGGTTTAAATTATCAGCATCAGCTACGCAATTAGCACGTAACAAAACTGCATCCATTCCTTGAGCAGTATCAATGTTTTCATGAGTCAATAACTCAGGGATTAATTTTAATTCATAATTATATTTGTTCAAATTTTTAAAATAATCAATCTCATTTTCGCGAACACCATATGCTGCGATTTTAAAAGTCATATCTTTTCCTCCTTAATATAATTTAGAAAATACCAGCAGATCCGACAATTGAAATAATTACAATCCAGATTGGAATCATAATCACTGCCCCTAAAGTTGATAAGAATGAGGCGTTAGATGTCATGACGGCTTCACGGTCAAATCCAATCGCATAAGAAGAAACAACTGCGGCTGTTGGAGTAGCCATCATAATAATCATGGTCGCTAAAGCAACTAAGTCAACAGGCATAATGTTGGTGATTTTTAGTACAAATAACAATACAAAGGTAATTAGCGGTACGATAACAGTCTTCATAAAGGTATAGTACCAAGAAGTTTTGTTTCTAGCAGCATCTTTAATACTGATCTCACCTAAGGTTGAACCAATAGCTAACCAAGCAAGTGGAGATGATAAACTGGCCAAGTATGTTAATGGTTTGAACAGCCACGGTGCAGTGACATCAATACGATAAAATGCTACATTAACAGCTGCTTTGGTAGTGGGATCAATACCGCCAATTTGAGGCATATAAGGCTGGATAATCCAAAGAATTAAACCTAAAAAAGTAGCCAATACTACGGGGTTTAAAAACATTTGTTTGACGTTCTTTTTATCCATTTTTAAACCGCTCATGACAATATAAGCGTATGAATATAAGAAAATACGATATCCAATATTAAAAATTGAAGCATACATTGTTCCTTTGGGTCCATAAATAGCAGAGACAATCGGAATACCAAAAAATGTTGTTGAACCAAAAGTGGTTAAAACACTTAAAACAGTTCGTTTATCACGATCTGAATAATTCAAATATAGTAACGGGGTTACTAAAATTAAAACAATATAAATGATAATTCCAAAAATTAAAACATTAATACCATGCTGCAGTGTTTTTTCATCGATGGGAACCATAAATGAATTAAACGCTAAAGCTGGCAATGAGACAGATAGTACTACTTTAGTCATCATTTTGCCAAATTTTCCATCAAAGATTCCCTTTTTTCGTAGGATAAACCCAAGTAAAATAATTAACAAAGTAGACGAAATAGCACTTATTATGTCCATATTGGTGAAAGTTTTTTGTAAAACTTTCGCTAAATTCATGATGCTCCTCCTTATATATTCCAATCTGTATTACAACTTAAGTATAACGAAATAACAATTTACTGGCAACCAATAACAATATTTGATAATCAGGTATGTGCCAACAGTGTAAACGATTTCTTTTATTAGTCAAAAGTTCATTAAATAACAATATATTATTGAAGTTGTCAGTGATTTTAAAGATTATTTTTAAATAAAAGTGTGCGGTTATATATTAATCATGTCCAGTTAGATAAACCATTATATTTTCTTTGTCATAGCGGTGGTGGGTTTCGGATAATTCAAAAGGAATATCATTTCCTAAAAATACTACTTGCTTTACTTTTAAAACTGGATCATCAATTTTACAATCTAAATACTTTTTGTCATCATTACTGGGTTTAGCGGCACTGATTTTCCTATAAGCAGCACCAATTTTTTGATGAAGTTGTCTTTCTATGTATTCATAGATAGATTCTTTTAGAACATTTTCATCAATACCTGGAATAACTTTGACAGGCATTTTCGTATACTCTAATGCATAAGATTCATTATCAACTATTCTTAATCTATGAATATCGTAAATCATATCGTGACTTTTTAAATTTAAATATTGCATATCGAGTTTATCAGGGTAATGAAAGCCAAAGCTAATAATTTTACTATTAATATTATGATTTTTACCCAATAGTTTAGTTGTTCCAACATATTGATCAATATTGGCATTAAACTGGGTCATTATTTGTGCATCAGCGCGAACAAATGTTCCAGAACCACGTTGTGTATAGACTAAACCAGTTTTAATTAGATGCTCTAAAGCTTTGCGAATAGTGACACGACTAGTGTTGAACTCCAAAGCTAATTTATTTTGCTGAGGAAAAGGAGAACCAGGGGGATAAACACCATCCTTTATTCTTTTTCTAAGGATATTTTCAATTTCCAAGTATTTAGGCAATAGACTCTCTTCATTTCACAGATATTTTGGAATTAATCCATTTAAATAATCCCAATTTAATATCATTATAAAAGAATTATATAAGCAAAACCAGTATTGATTTACAAATAAGTATTTACTTTTATAAATAAAAGTATATACTTATTTTTGTATAAAATAGCGTTTTCAAAGGAGTGTTTGCGAATGACAGTATTAAAATCTGATTTTTTCTGGGGTAATTCTACTTCCAGTATGCAAACGGAAGGAGCAATCAATGAAGGTGGAAAAGGTCAATCAGTGTATGATGTGCGACCATCTACAAAGAATGCATCTGATTGGAAAGTAGCAATTGATGAATATCATCGCTATCCAGAAGATATTTCCTTGATGAAAGATTTAGGTATGAATTTTTATCGATTTCAAATTTCTTGGAGTCGTGTGCAGCCTAAAGGTGAGGGTGAATTTAATCCTGAAGGAATTAAATTTTATCATGATTTGATTGATGAACTGTTAGCTAACAATATTCAGCCCATGATTTGTCTATATCATTTTGATATGCCGCTTTATCAAGCTCAACAATATAACGGTTTTATCAGTAAAAAGGTTATTAACCATTTTGTGACATATGGTAAAAAAATGATTGAGGAATTTGGTAATCAAGTCAAATATTGGATTACTTTTAATGAACAAAACTTGTACAGTACGCGCGAAGCCTTTAATTGTAGTGGGTACTTAACTGGTGAACAGTCAGTACATGATCTTTATCAAATTCAACATAATATTGTATTGGCACATGCACGGATTACAAATTATATTCATCAAAATTATCCTAATTTGTTAATTGGCGGAATGGAAGCGTTTCAGGAGATGTATCCAGCTACATCTAATCCGCAAGATGTTGCAGCAGTTCGTAAATGTAAAGAATTTAATGACTATAACTTATTGCGAATATTTACTGAAGGTCAATATTCTGATGAAGTTGTAGCCTTTATGAAGCAAAACTATCTAGCTGATATCTTACAAGTAGATGAATTAGCTGAAATTGCCCAAACTCGTAGCGATTTTATTAGTTTTAGTTACTATGCTACATCTTGTATTGATAGCAGTAAGATTCCTGTAGGGACAATTCCTAATGATTATAGCTACTTGGGACAAGCACATAATCATTATTTAGCAACTAATGAATGGAATTGGCAAATTGACTCTCAAGGGTTTTATGGTGTTTTAATGGATCTTTATAATCGGACACATTTACCAATTTTTCCAATTGAAAATGGTATTGGTGTACGTGAGAACTGGGATGGTCAACATCCAATTAATGACACTTATCGAATTCAATATCATCGCCATCATCTGCAAGCTCTCAAAAATGCAGTAGCTGATGGAGCTAATGTTATCGGGTATTTAGGTTGGGGTTTAATTGATATACCTAGTTCACAAGGAAATATGGACAAACGTTATGGTGTAGTTTATGTAAACCGCTCTAATCATGATTTAAAAGATTTAAAGCGAATACCTAAGCAAAGTTATTACTGGCTCCAACGTGTAATTAAATCTAATGGAGAAAGTTTATATTGAAAGTGTCTTGAAAGAAGGAAAATAAATGGCTACTCTAACTAAGAGTCGTGGGAAAAAATTTTTTGATAAATTTACTGCTGTATCTGTAAAGATTGGTAATGAAATACACTTGCGTTCTTTACGTGATTCATTTGCTGTTATTATGCCCTTGTTTATTTTAGCTGGCTTAGGAGTATTAATGAATAATGTGCTTTTCCCACAATTTGTTCATGGACAAAATTTAACTAACTTGCAATTATGGGGAAATAATATTACTAACGGAACTCTAAATATCGCAGGATTAGCTTTGGCTCCTGTAATTGGCTATACTTTAGCGATTAATAAACAATTTAAGAATGGAATACTTTCAGCAGTTATAGCATTAGCTAGTTTAATTATAATGATGCCTAGTTCAATTAAATTAACAACTTTAAAAGGTGCTAAAAATACATTAGTTACAGGTGGTCTATCTTATACTAATTTAGGTACAACAGGTATGTTTTCAGGAATTATTATTGGATTAGTAGCTACTGAATTGTTTATTTGGTTTTCTAAGATGAAGCATCTAAAAATTCATTTAGGAGAAAATATCCCTCCAGCAGTAGCAGCTTCTTTTAATGATTTAATTCCAGCAATTTTTACGTTAAGTATTTTTGCATTAATTTCTACTTTATTAGTTATATATGGTAATACTAACTTAATTGATTTAATTACAAACTTAATTCAAGAACCATTACGAAAATTTAATACTAGCTTACCAGGAATGTTGTTTATTTATAGTGTTGGTAATTTTCTATTTACCTTAGGAATACATCAGACTGTAATTAATGGCACATTATTAGATCCAGTCTTATTAATTAATATGAACAAGAATATGGCGGCTTATGCTGCTCATAAACATATACCATATATTTTGACTTATACATTTCGTGATGTGTTTGGTATGGTAGGTGGGACTGGCTGTACATTATGCCTTTTGATTGCTATTTTCTTATTTTCAAAAATGAAATCTAGCAAGGATATTGCAAGTTTAGCTGTTGCTCCAGGACTATTTAATATTAATGAACCGGTAATTTTTGGATATCCAATTGTATTTAATATTCCAATGATGATTCCTTTTGTGTTGATGCCGGTCGTTGGAGATTTGATTGCTTATTTCTTTACATCCATTGGTTGGATGAATCGAGTAGTTGTGATGGTTCCTTGGACGACACCTCCGTTACTTAATGCATACTTGTGTACTGCTGGTGATTGGAGAGCAGTACTAGTCCAATTACTTATTATTGTTATTGGGGTTATCTTTTATATACCGTTTATGTTTATGAGTGAAAAAGTTATGCAAAAAACGGCTCAACTACAACAATAATTATTTTATAAAATCCATTTTACTAGTTAAGTTTTAATGACAGCATATGTTTACTTTTACTATATCCAATAATTTATTAATTAGATTAGCAATTAACATAATAATTGGCTCGTCAGTACCTGATTGCATTTTTCTTAGTATAATTAGCAGACTATTATTTACAATTACTATATAATGAAAGGGTAAACAAATAAAACTTGAGGTGACAATTTTATGCGGATGTTAGGCGTTTCGGTTTATCCTGAGCAATCTACTTTTGCTAAAGACAAGGAGTACTTAGATTTAGCTCATAAATATGGTTATCAACGTGTGTTCACGTCGCTATTGCAATTAGTAGGCGATGACGGTGAAGATATTCTGGGAAAATTTAAACAAGTAGTGAATCATGCCAATTCTTTAGGAATGAAAGTTATTGTTGATATTAATCCGAGTTTGTTTGAATCTTTAAACATTAAATACGATGATTTATCCTTTTTCCACGAGTTAAAAGTTTGGGGACTGCGTTTGGATGAAGGCTTTAGCGGTCTTGAGGAAGCACAAATGACTCGCAATCCTTATGGCTTGAAGATTGAACTAAATATGAGTCGTGGAACGCATTATTTACAACAAATTATGGATTATGCACCTAATCCAGACAATTTATTGGGATGTCATAACTTTTATCCACAATCTTACACAGGTTTAAGTGAAGAAATTTTTCTAGATTATTCCCAATTATATCGTAAATTTAATATTCATAGTGCTGCTTTTATTTCATCCCATGCAGCTACAACTGGTCCATGGCCAGTTAGTGAAGGGTTACCGACTCTTGAAAGTGATCGCCAACGTCCAGTGACTTCTCAAGTTAATCATTTAATTCTAACAAATATGGTTGATGATGTGATTATTGGTAATGCCTATGCTTCAGAAGAAGAACTTAAAGCAATTGCCAGTGCATTTAAAGCTCCAGAACCATTTTTGCAAGTAGAATTCAATGCCAACATAAATGGTACAGAACGTAAGATTGCTTTGGACGAACTGCAATTGTATCGAGGAGATGCTTCCGCTTATCTTTTGCGTTCCACAATGTCACGCATTAAATATAAAGACGAAATTATTCCAGCACATGATAATGAAGCTGACTTTCAGCGCGGAGATGTAATCGTAGTTAACGATAAGTATGCCCGCTATAAGGGTGAACTCCAAATTGCTTTGTGTTCTTTCCCTAATGATGGTCGACGCAATGTAATTGGTAAGATTGCTGAAAGTGATCTAGCATTATTAGACTACATTAAACCTTGGAGCAGCTTTAAATTAGTAGAAAAATAAACATTAATGTTAATCAATGTCATGATTAGATTGTCTCATAATTATTAGTTAAACACTAATGATTGTGAGATTTTTTTATTACAGAAAGAAAGTGTTTTAATGATACAATTATCAGGAATATTGAGTGCATTTATTTGGTAAAGTGTTTTTTTCTTTGAAACAGTTTTCGAGTTTAAGGAAGGTGACAAATTGAGTTATATTATTGGAATTGACGTTGGGACCACAAATACAAAAGCTATTTTATATAATTTGACTGGAAAAGCCTTAGGACAAG
The nucleotide sequence above comes from Bombilactobacillus bombi. Encoded proteins:
- a CDS encoding glycoside hydrolase family 1 protein yields the protein MTVLKSDFFWGNSTSSMQTEGAINEGGKGQSVYDVRPSTKNASDWKVAIDEYHRYPEDISLMKDLGMNFYRFQISWSRVQPKGEGEFNPEGIKFYHDLIDELLANNIQPMICLYHFDMPLYQAQQYNGFISKKVINHFVTYGKKMIEEFGNQVKYWITFNEQNLYSTREAFNCSGYLTGEQSVHDLYQIQHNIVLAHARITNYIHQNYPNLLIGGMEAFQEMYPATSNPQDVAAVRKCKEFNDYNLLRIFTEGQYSDEVVAFMKQNYLADILQVDELAEIAQTRSDFISFSYYATSCIDSSKIPVGTIPNDYSYLGQAHNHYLATNEWNWQIDSQGFYGVLMDLYNRTHLPIFPIENGIGVRENWDGQHPINDTYRIQYHRHHLQALKNAVADGANVIGYLGWGLIDIPSSQGNMDKRYGVVYVNRSNHDLKDLKRIPKQSYYWLQRVIKSNGESLY
- a CDS encoding DUF871 domain-containing protein: MRMLGVSVYPEQSTFAKDKEYLDLAHKYGYQRVFTSLLQLVGDDGEDILGKFKQVVNHANSLGMKVIVDINPSLFESLNIKYDDLSFFHELKVWGLRLDEGFSGLEEAQMTRNPYGLKIELNMSRGTHYLQQIMDYAPNPDNLLGCHNFYPQSYTGLSEEIFLDYSQLYRKFNIHSAAFISSHAATTGPWPVSEGLPTLESDRQRPVTSQVNHLILTNMVDDVIIGNAYASEEELKAIASAFKAPEPFLQVEFNANINGTERKIALDELQLYRGDASAYLLRSTMSRIKYKDEIIPAHDNEADFQRGDVIVVNDKYARYKGELQIALCSFPNDGRRNVIGKIAESDLALLDYIKPWSSFKLVEK
- a CDS encoding PTS sugar transporter subunit IIC encodes the protein MATLTKSRGKKFFDKFTAVSVKIGNEIHLRSLRDSFAVIMPLFILAGLGVLMNNVLFPQFVHGQNLTNLQLWGNNITNGTLNIAGLALAPVIGYTLAINKQFKNGILSAVIALASLIIMMPSSIKLTTLKGAKNTLVTGGLSYTNLGTTGMFSGIIIGLVATELFIWFSKMKHLKIHLGENIPPAVAASFNDLIPAIFTLSIFALISTLLVIYGNTNLIDLITNLIQEPLRKFNTSLPGMLFIYSVGNFLFTLGIHQTVINGTLLDPVLLINMNKNMAAYAAHKHIPYILTYTFRDVFGMVGGTGCTLCLLIAIFLFSKMKSSKDIASLAVAPGLFNINEPVIFGYPIVFNIPMMIPFVLMPVVGDLIAYFFTSIGWMNRVVVMVPWTTPPLLNAYLCTAGDWRAVLVQLLIIVIGVIFYIPFMFMSEKVMQKTAQLQQ